Proteins found in one Nocardia brasiliensis ATCC 700358 genomic segment:
- a CDS encoding YybH family protein has translation MSDDEKQIRVLIERWAAAVHAGDLDTVLADHAPDIVMFDVPPPDEGLRGIDAYRAAWPGFFEWQAQGATFEIVSLDITAGADVAFAHALLLCGTPEEFAENPARRLRLTLGLRKENDRWTVTHEHHSFPDSTLPPV, from the coding sequence ATGTCGGACGACGAGAAGCAGATCCGGGTCTTGATCGAGCGGTGGGCCGCGGCCGTGCACGCCGGCGACCTGGACACCGTCCTCGCCGATCACGCACCCGACATCGTCATGTTCGACGTCCCGCCGCCGGACGAAGGGCTGCGCGGTATCGACGCCTACCGCGCGGCCTGGCCCGGCTTCTTCGAATGGCAGGCCCAGGGCGCGACCTTCGAGATCGTCTCCCTCGACATCACCGCGGGCGCCGACGTCGCCTTCGCGCACGCCCTGCTCCTGTGCGGCACCCCGGAGGAATTCGCCGAGAACCCCGCCCGCCGCCTCCGCCTGACGCTGGGTCTGCGTAAAGAGAACGACCGCTGGACCGTCACCCACGAACACCACTCGTTCCCTGACAGCACCCTGCCCCCGGTCTGA
- a CDS encoding VOC family protein: MSTIDVIHHTGILTRDLDGLVDRYTALGFTLSPRSRHLLSAGPGAPLVESSTANQCALFGNSYLELLGIVSETAPDPWHARAMADQYEGLRILNLGTDDAYGAQRRLTDAGLAASGVLELERGVDTADGIRTLRARAVHIDPRTTPEALLGIAQHLTREYVLQPRYLTHPNGARDITAVLIVVADAEFDAVVDRYRRIVEVRPQHLDHRTVLELPAARLEFVRATAAADLLPGEPAPAASYLAALTITVDDTDRARAVIDAATVPTRDTPTGFAVSSRDALGPTLFFAAP, translated from the coding sequence GTGAGCACTATCGACGTCATCCACCACACCGGCATCCTGACCCGCGACCTCGACGGACTCGTCGACCGCTACACCGCACTCGGGTTCACGTTGAGTCCACGCTCCCGGCATCTGCTCAGCGCGGGTCCGGGTGCGCCACTGGTTGAAAGCAGCACCGCCAATCAGTGCGCGCTGTTCGGCAATTCCTATCTCGAATTGCTCGGGATCGTGTCCGAGACCGCGCCCGACCCGTGGCATGCGCGAGCCATGGCAGACCAGTACGAAGGGCTGCGCATCCTGAACCTGGGGACCGACGACGCCTACGGTGCGCAACGGCGGCTGACTGACGCCGGTCTGGCCGCTTCCGGCGTGCTGGAGCTCGAACGCGGCGTCGACACCGCCGACGGTATCCGCACTTTGCGTGCCCGCGCGGTGCACATCGATCCCCGGACCACTCCGGAGGCGCTGCTCGGCATCGCCCAGCACCTCACCCGCGAATACGTGCTGCAACCCAGGTATCTCACGCACCCGAACGGAGCGCGCGACATCACGGCCGTCCTCATCGTGGTCGCCGACGCAGAGTTCGACGCGGTCGTCGACCGGTACCGCCGCATCGTCGAGGTGCGCCCACAGCACCTGGATCATCGCACCGTCCTGGAACTGCCTGCCGCCCGACTGGAATTCGTCCGCGCCACCGCCGCCGCGGATCTCCTGCCCGGCGAACCGGCCCCGGCCGCGTCCTACCTCGCGGCCCTCACCATCACAGTCGATGACACGGACCGCGCCCGCGCCGTCATCGATGCCGCGACCGTGCCCACCCGCGACACCCCCACGGGCTTCGCCGTCTCGTCCCGAGACGCCCTCGGCCCCACCCTGTTTTTCGCCGCCCCCTGA